One genomic region from Verrucomicrobiia bacterium encodes:
- a CDS encoding Hsp20/alpha crystallin family protein, translated as MSSLTTRRPQSYNASPLASLLNLSRDFDRLFESPLGIRRGDESFAPALEVREDSDNVTIHVELPGVDKKDVSVSIHDGVLTIAGERKQEQEVKEGEYVRTERYYGRFERQVGLTQPVVSDKVKAAYKDGVLTITLPKAAEAKPKTIDIASS; from the coding sequence ATGAGCTCCCTGACTACCCGTCGTCCTCAATCCTATAATGCGAGCCCGCTCGCCTCGCTGCTCAATCTCAGCCGCGATTTCGACCGGCTGTTTGAGTCCCCGCTGGGCATCCGCCGGGGGGACGAGTCCTTCGCGCCCGCACTGGAGGTTCGTGAAGACAGCGACAACGTCACCATTCACGTCGAGCTTCCCGGCGTGGACAAAAAGGACGTGAGCGTTTCCATCCATGACGGCGTGCTGACCATCGCCGGCGAGCGGAAGCAGGAGCAGGAGGTCAAGGAGGGCGAATACGTCCGGACCGAGCGCTACTACGGTCGGTTCGAACGCCAGGTGGGACTGACCCAACCTGTGGTCTCCGACAAGGTGAAGGCCGCCTACAAGGACGGGGTGCTCACGATCACCCTCCCCAAAGCTGCCGAGGCCAAGCCCAAGACCATTGACATCGCCTCCAGCTGA
- a CDS encoding ABC transporter ATP-binding protein, giving the protein MLEVRQISVTYGAITALHDVSLRVESGTMVTLIGGNGAGKTTTLRAISGMMRPRSGEVWYDGRNITGTPPHRLVGQGLSHCPEGRMVFANLTVRENLRMGAYLQRDRDVIRSEEAFVFELFPRLREREGQLAGTLSGGEQQMLAIGRALMSRPRCLLLDEPSLGIAPLLVRQIFDRIVELNRQRQLTILLVEQNANLALEISHQGYVLEAGRIQLSGDAARLRADPRVRDAYLGA; this is encoded by the coding sequence ATGCTTGAGGTTCGCCAGATCTCCGTCACCTACGGCGCCATCACGGCCCTTCATGACGTGTCCCTTCGGGTGGAGTCTGGGACGATGGTCACCTTGATCGGAGGCAATGGCGCCGGCAAGACGACCACGCTCCGGGCGATATCCGGCATGATGCGTCCCCGATCGGGCGAGGTCTGGTATGACGGCCGGAACATCACCGGAACCCCTCCGCACCGGCTTGTGGGGCAGGGTCTTTCCCATTGCCCGGAGGGGCGGATGGTCTTCGCCAATCTGACGGTCCGGGAGAATCTTCGCATGGGCGCCTACCTGCAGCGGGACCGAGACGTCATCCGAAGCGAGGAGGCGTTTGTCTTCGAGCTGTTTCCCAGGCTCCGGGAGCGCGAGGGGCAACTTGCGGGGACCCTCAGCGGCGGCGAGCAGCAAATGCTCGCCATTGGCCGGGCGCTCATGAGCCGGCCCCGCTGTCTCCTCCTCGACGAACCGTCGCTTGGAATCGCCCCATTGCTCGTGCGCCAGATCTTCGACCGGATCGTTGAGCTGAACCGCCAGCGCCAGCTGACCATCCTGCTTGTGGAACAGAACGCCAACCTCGCCCTCGAGATCTCCCACCAAGGCTATGTCCTCGAAGCCGGGCGCATCCAACTCTCGGGCGATGCCGCCCGGCTGCGCGCCGATCCCCGGGTCCGGGACGCCTACCTCGGCGCCTGA
- a CDS encoding ABC transporter ATP-binding protein translates to MPPLLDLDQVTVRFGGLTAVSDVSATVEPGELVGLIGPNGAGKTTVFNLITGVYAPTSGRIAFEGCPLTGLKPFQITQRGIARTFQNIRLFPGLSVFDNVRVAFHLHLAHDALHSLTRGPKFQAEESALRERTRELLEIFRLERVRDEPARSLPYGDQRRLEILRALATRPRLLLLDEPAAGMNPSEKVELMRLIQFIQEKFELAILLVEHDMKVVMGVCRRIHVLEYGRKIAEGTPAEIRANPAVIAAYLGQEPTRDA, encoded by the coding sequence ATGCCCCCGCTCCTCGATCTGGACCAGGTCACGGTGCGCTTCGGCGGCCTCACCGCCGTCAGCGACGTGTCGGCCACCGTGGAGCCCGGCGAGCTTGTGGGTCTCATCGGACCCAATGGCGCCGGAAAAACGACGGTGTTCAACCTGATCACCGGGGTATACGCGCCGACCTCGGGGCGCATCGCGTTTGAGGGATGTCCCCTGACCGGGCTGAAGCCCTTCCAGATCACCCAGCGGGGAATTGCCCGGACCTTCCAGAACATCCGCCTGTTTCCGGGGCTGTCCGTCTTCGACAACGTCCGGGTCGCCTTCCACCTCCACCTCGCCCACGACGCGCTGCATTCCCTGACCCGGGGCCCCAAGTTCCAGGCCGAGGAGTCGGCGCTGAGGGAACGGACCCGGGAACTGCTGGAAATCTTCCGGCTGGAACGGGTGCGGGACGAACCGGCGCGCAGCCTCCCGTATGGGGATCAGCGCCGCCTGGAGATCCTTCGCGCCCTTGCGACCCGGCCCAGGTTGCTGCTCCTCGACGAACCGGCGGCGGGCATGAATCCCTCGGAAAAGGTGGAACTGATGCGCCTGATCCAGTTCATTCAGGAAAAGTTCGAACTGGCGATTCTCTTGGTGGAACACGACATGAAGGTGGTGATGGGGGTCTGCCGGCGCATCCATGTCCTGGAGTACGGACGCAAGATCGCCGAGGGAACTCCGGCGGAAATCCGGGCGAATCCCGCCGTCATCGCGGCCTACCTCGGACAGGAACCCACCCGAGATGCTTGA
- a CDS encoding branched-chain amino acid ABC transporter permease codes for MPRSHLWLLVAIAVSAVVTAASGRLDPYWLDVLLGVGINIILAVSLNLINGFTGQFSLGHAGFMAVGAYTAATITTTLGIRLGWPPGLLRWVLFPSGLLAGGLLAAVAGLAVGAPSLRLKGDYLAIVTLGFGEIIKVILQNVKAVGGATGLYGIPAYTNPLWTYAWAALTVYVVWGLLNSTYGRGFVAVADDEVAAEAMGLNPTRYKIHAFVIGAFFAGVAGGLYAHLKGYISPSGFDFNKSIEIVVMVILGGRGRHLGVILAAILLTVVQEPLRRLGDWRMILYAVLLISLMILRPQGLFTWPVRQRRAAS; via the coding sequence CTGCCCCGATCCCACCTATGGCTCCTGGTCGCCATCGCCGTTTCTGCGGTCGTGACGGCGGCGTCGGGGCGGCTGGATCCCTACTGGCTCGATGTCCTGCTCGGGGTGGGCATCAACATCATCCTTGCGGTGAGCCTCAACCTCATCAACGGGTTCACCGGCCAATTTTCGCTCGGGCATGCCGGATTCATGGCGGTGGGGGCCTACACCGCGGCGACGATCACCACCACTCTGGGGATCCGGCTCGGATGGCCGCCGGGCCTCCTGCGATGGGTCCTGTTTCCCTCCGGCCTTCTCGCTGGCGGATTGCTCGCGGCGGTCGCCGGCCTCGCCGTTGGCGCTCCGTCGCTTCGGCTCAAGGGGGACTACCTCGCCATCGTCACGCTCGGATTCGGCGAGATCATCAAGGTGATCCTCCAGAACGTGAAGGCGGTCGGGGGCGCCACCGGCCTGTATGGAATCCCCGCCTACACCAACCCCCTGTGGACTTATGCGTGGGCGGCACTGACTGTCTATGTGGTCTGGGGACTGCTGAATTCGACGTATGGGCGCGGCTTCGTGGCCGTGGCCGATGACGAGGTGGCCGCCGAGGCGATGGGACTCAACCCCACCCGCTACAAGATCCACGCCTTTGTGATCGGCGCCTTCTTCGCCGGAGTGGCCGGCGGGCTGTATGCCCACCTCAAAGGCTACATCAGTCCCAGCGGGTTCGACTTCAACAAGAGCATTGAGATTGTGGTCATGGTGATCCTCGGCGGACGTGGCCGCCACCTTGGGGTGATCCTGGCTGCGATCCTCCTGACGGTGGTCCAGGAGCCCCTCCGACGTCTGGGGGACTGGCGCATGATCCTCTACGCCGTGCTCCTGATCAGCCTGATGATCCTGCGCCCTCAAGGCCTGTTTACCTGGCCCGTCCGCCAGCGCCGGGCCGCCTCCTGA
- a CDS encoding TatD family hydrolase has product MRYIEPHGHMVSRTTDDYLDMVTAGCAAVCEPAFWAGFDRGSVEGFRDYFRQLTEYEPARAARYGLPHFCWLCINPKESEDPGLAAEVLGIIPEFLARPGVLGIGEIGLNKNSRNEVLVLEQHVDLAARLDQLILVHTPHLEDKLKGTRLILDVLKADSRIRPERVLIDHVEEHTVRRVLDRGHWAGMTLYPISKCTAARAADILEMHGSERLWMNSACDWGESIPLAVPRAALELRRRGWSADAVDAVVYRNPMRFLSQSPKFTLPE; this is encoded by the coding sequence ATGCGCTACATCGAGCCACACGGCCACATGGTCAGCCGGACCACTGACGATTACCTGGACATGGTCACCGCCGGGTGCGCCGCCGTCTGTGAACCTGCATTCTGGGCCGGGTTCGACCGCGGCTCGGTGGAGGGGTTCCGCGACTATTTTCGCCAGCTCACCGAGTATGAGCCCGCCAGGGCTGCGCGTTACGGACTCCCCCACTTCTGCTGGTTGTGCATCAATCCGAAGGAATCCGAGGATCCCGGGCTTGCCGCGGAGGTCCTCGGCATCATTCCGGAGTTCCTTGCGCGCCCGGGAGTGCTCGGCATCGGGGAAATCGGGCTCAACAAGAATTCTCGCAACGAGGTGCTCGTGCTCGAACAGCACGTGGACCTCGCGGCGCGCCTTGATCAATTGATCCTCGTCCATACCCCGCATCTGGAGGACAAGTTGAAAGGCACCCGGCTCATCCTCGATGTCCTGAAGGCCGACTCGCGGATCCGTCCGGAGCGGGTCCTGATTGACCATGTGGAGGAACACACCGTCCGGAGGGTTCTCGATCGCGGGCACTGGGCGGGCATGACGCTGTATCCGATCAGCAAATGCACGGCGGCACGCGCCGCAGACATCCTGGAGATGCACGGGAGCGAGCGGCTCTGGATGAATTCCGCGTGCGACTGGGGCGAAAGCATTCCGCTGGCGGTCCCGCGGGCGGCCCTGGAATTGCGGCGTCGCGGCTGGAGCGCCGACGCGGTGGACGCCGTCGTCTACCGCAATCCCATGCGGTTTCTCAGCCAGTCCCCAAAATTCACGCTGCCCGAGTGA